The region ACGGCTTCGTGAACTGAACATTCACCACGTACATGACCTTCCTCAGATTATAGTTTGTGGGGAGACGTCTGTCGGCAAAAGTTCTGTTCTAGAAGCAATCATTCAAGTGCCATTCCGCCGAAGACATGGAATTTGCACGAGGTACGTCACGCAAGTGACAATTCAGCCGAAATCGCCCAAGTCCATCACCTTTCGCATCGAGCCCGACGCCACTCGACCGGAGCATGAGATCGCTAGTTTGAAAGCCTTCCCGCAGTTTGGTGACGGACCGAATTCTGCCGACGACATCGTCCAaatgatggagatggcggaCCGGGAAATATTCTCCGGTAGCCGAGAGAGAAGCGATATTGCAAATGATGTGTTGGTTATTGATATTTGGGCGGAAACAGGGACACACCTCACGCTTTTTGACCTGCCTGGACTCATAGCCAATGACGAATCGGGTGCTATCGAGGCAACCGAGCACTTGGTCTCCAACTACATGGCCATGAAGCAGTCTATCATCCTCGCCGTGGTGTCGGCCACGCAGCACGTTATAAATGCCAAAATTCTGCAGCGGGTCAGAGAGCACGATCCAGACTGGGAGCGCACACTTGGGGTTTTAACAAGACCAGATGTTGCCGAAAACACGGGCAAGCACGACTGGATCAAGGTTATACAGGGGACCCATGAGATATTTCAATTCTCTGGTAGATGGCATGTCATTCGAAATCGGACAACAGAAGAACTCGACAATAATACATTAATGAACGAGCGCGACAGACTGGAAAACGAGTTATTATTCCAACCACCATGGAACACGGTGGATGCGGAGTTTTTGGGTATTCAAAGGCTCCGCGATCGACTCCGCTCAAAGCTGTGGATGGCAACAAAAAGAGAGCTACCTCACCTTCGGGACAAGCTCAAGACCAAATTAGTTGAAGTGACAGAAGACCTCCACGATTTACTTGGGAATCAGTTCGAAGATGACGATTTAATGCGTGTCTTCCGATCAGCGGCGATGCGGTTGCAGAATGTCACCCGTGATCTTGAACGTGGCATTTACAAGAGCAACATTCCGGGCTTTGCCCTCAACCCAGCCATTCCCTTACGAGCCCGCATTGCTGAGCTGGACGACATCTTCTGCGATAACATGCGCAAGCGTGGTCACGC is a window of Pochonia chlamydosporia 170 chromosome 5, whole genome shotgun sequence DNA encoding:
- a CDS encoding P-loop containing nucleoside triphosphate hydrolase (similar to Glarea lozoyensis ATCC 20868 XP_008085040.1), yielding MDSVPSHNGLNGTQRTGPGSLFSTEDSEYTGFLDALQRLRELNIHHVHDLPQIIVCGETSVGKSSVLEAIIQVPFRRRHGICTRYVTQVTIQPKSPKSITFRIEPDATRPEHEIASLKAFPQFGDGPNSADDIVQMMEMADREIFSGSRERSDIANDVLVIDIWAETGTHLTLFDLPGLIANDESGAIEATEHLVSNYMAMKQSIILAVVSATQHVINAKILQRVREHDPDWERTLGVLTRPDVAENTGKHDWIKVIQGTHEIFQFSGRWHVIRNRTTEELDNNTLMNERDRLENELLFQPPWNTVDAEFLGIQRLRDRLRSKLWMATKRELPHLRDKLKTKLVEVTEDLHDLLGNQFEDDDLMRVFRSAAMRLQNVTRDLERGIYKSNIPGFALNPAIPLRARIAELDDIFCDNMRKRGHAWRTPSELLPADSSEGDPVLAPGPITANATDSGGLPEPRDVKDLETEISNVVRMLHETRGTSLPTFFDPDRINELFWSMSAPWNKIAHAHTMNVYRCCMEYFKAVTPIAFAPSHDRLKTEGFRNSTKVAKRFVRMYVIPELDRCLGEAEEELQRLENDRKDFTKNGTLQFLKNQRRHRHGREFRRVMRAMNGGQDWTSGDGGEDRLDQTTYAQRAQNYTPAQTDGVVAEDFLAAMLSHYVIDRDVYIMNVLKQVEERHFLRHLATIVPLHLDINRVKAFVLENRINEQKRKRLESELNNYKTSLSLLEELLD